In Monomorium pharaonis isolate MP-MQ-018 chromosome 3, ASM1337386v2, whole genome shotgun sequence, a genomic segment contains:
- the LOC105833713 gene encoding major facilitator superfamily domain-containing protein 8 isoform X2 has translation MFLMSLGFSIILTGVWPYLDKLDPTAGKIFMGYIVAANPLGQMLFSPLMGWWGNKRGSVRLPLLVTLALFTLSSAVYSILEVIPGDKKSYMLVARFFVGVSSANIAVARSYLSAATKLSERTHAVSMVSLAQVLGFVVGPGLQAAVTPLGDHGVTFLLLPLNMYTAAGWINVLMAIFNFICLLPWNFKEHKIAIKEAMRNEGKATEKETWKAIKPDYLAAWTLICGFFVLVFNFVLLETLGTTLTMDQFAWTKKEALYYMGILMSVGAVIACVTFTMIGPLCKKFEERKVMLWGGFFFMVIGRVLCIPWGPDPPKLADFGPFGNITKDINGTEIVGCSINQTWCSYTPQITITQFFIGYGFTSIGYPIGVTLMQTIFSKILGPRPQGVWMGLLTGAGCASRVLGPIFVTFIYTNLGTYHTFGITGVMLIISMLWLQLVNKRLIAPEIKKSNQPSDKQGKEVQIPLVQSRSDNTQTSCEAV, from the exons atGTTTTTAATGTCACTTGGCTTCAGTATTATACTTACTGGAGTTTGGCCATACTTAGATAAG tTGGATCCTACTgcaggaaaaatatttatgggtTACATAGTGGCAGCCAATCCACTTGGACAAATGTTGTTCTCACCATTGATGGGTTGGTGGGGAAATAAAAGAGGATCAGTAAGATTGCCACTTTTAGTGACTTTAGCATTATTTACTCTATCATCAGCAGTTTATAGTATTCTTGAAGTAATACCCggagataaaaaaagttacatgctTGTTGCTAGATTTTTCGTTGGTGTTAGTTCTG CTAATATTGCTGTAGCAAGATCTTATTTATCTGCGGCCACAAAACTTTCAGAACGCACACATGCAGTTTCTATGGTATCCCTAGCACAG gtCCTAGGTTTTGTGGTAGGTCCTGGGCTGCAAGCAGCTGTAACACCTCTTGGAGATCACGGTGTAACATTTCTACTGCTAcctttaaatatgtatacagcAGCTGGTTGGATTAATGTACTAATGGcgatatttaactttatctgTTTATTACCATGGAACTTTAAGGAACATAAAATTGCCATAAAAGAAGCTATGCGTAATGAGGGAAAAGCTACag aaaaagaaacatgGAAAGCTATAAAACCAGATTATTTGGCTGCATGGACTTTAATTTGTGGATTCTTTGTTTTAGTCTTTAATTTTGTTCTTCTTGAAAC tctTGGTACTACTCTTACCATGGATCAATTTGCTTGGACTAAGAAAGAAGCACTATATTATATGGGAATATTAATGAGCGTTGGAGCTGTGATAGCCTGTGTTACATTTACCATGATTGGACCACtttgtaaaaa ATTTGAGGAACGTAAAGTAATGTTATGGGGTGGATTCTTTTTTATGGTGATCGGACGAGTATTATGTATTCCATGGGGTCCGGATCCTCCTAAACTTGCAGATTTTGGAC CATTTGGCAATATCACGAAAGATATTAATGGCACAGAAATCGTAGGATGTTCCATTAATCAGACATGGTGTTCTTATACTCCACAAATCACGAttactcaattttttattggttaTGGCTTTACCTCTATCGGTTATCCCATAGGAGTTACTTTGATGCAAactatatttagtaaaatccTTGGTCCACGTCCACAAGGCGTATGGATGGGTTTACTGACAGGTGCAGGATGTGCGTCTCGCGTTTTAGGTCCGATATTTGTGACCTTTATTTACACTAATTTAGGAACGTACCATACTTTTGGTATAACTGgtgtaatgttaattatttccatgtTGTGGTTACAACTTGTAAATAAGCGTTTGATTGCACCAGAGATAAAGAAAAGCAATCAACCGTCGGACAAGCAAGGAAAAGAGGTTCAAATTCCATTAGTTCAGTCAAGATCTGATAATACTCAAACATCGTGCGAAGCTGTGTAG
- the LOC105833719 gene encoding zinc finger C4H2 domain-containing protein isoform X4 yields MSASETAVIFAKLEALKDIRSKTLQLEKLKQRILQEVEQTEQEEKCLLEYKQEMDLLMQEKMAHVEELRQIHADINAMESVIKQAEEARNRARETAKLIHNNDYQPLKHDIDRMRREFLGLERLPELYETESDLISPDYFERPMQKAEWRVDVRGDDLLPPLGLHHPGHPGGSTPFLAPQPLQGPSKPEPRPLPPAPGPPAPTFRQQPPPMKSCLSCHQQIHRNAPICPLCKAKSRSRNPKKPKKKD; encoded by the exons ATGTCGGCGTCCGAAACAGCGGTGATTTTCGCGAAGTTGGAAGCTTTAAAAGACATTAG GTCAAAAACTCTTCAGTTGGAGAAGCTGAAACAGAGAATTTTGCAAGAAGTGGAGCAGACAGAGCAAGAGGAGAAATGTTTGTTAGAATACAAGCAAGAAATGGATCTGTTAATGCAGGAGAAAATGGCACACGTAGAGGAGCTGCGCCAGATACATGCAGATATCAATGCA ATGGAATCAGTGATCAAGCAAGCAGAGGAAGCACGTAACAGAGCGAGGGAAACTGCAAAACTGATTCATAATAATGATTATCAACCACTGAAGCATGACATTGACCGTATGCGCAGGGAATTTTTGGGTTTGGAAAGGTTACCAGAGTTGTATGAGACCGAATCGGATCTTATCTCTCCTGA CTATTTTGAACGTCCGATGCAAAAAGCAGAATGGAGAGTTGATGTACGGGGTGACGACTTGTTACCACCACTCGGGCTACATCATCCTGGCCATCCAGGTGGTTCTACACCTTTCCTTGCTCCACAACCGCTTCAGGGGCCAAGTAAACCAGAGCCCAGACCATTACCACCAGCCCCAGGGCCACCCGCTCCAACATTCAG GCAACAACCACCACCTATGAAGTCCTGCCTTTCGTGCCATCAACAAATTCATAGGAATGCACCAATTTGTCCACTCTGTAAAGCAAAATCGCGTTCGCGTAATCCTAAGAAACCAAAGAAGAAAGATTAA
- the LOC105833719 gene encoding zinc finger C4H2 domain-containing protein isoform X1 — protein sequence MSASETAVIFAKLEALKDIRSKTLQLEKLKQRILQEVEQTEQEEKCLLEYKQEMDLLMQEKMAHVEELRQIHADINAMESVIKQAEEARNRARETAKLIHNNDYQPLKHDIDRMRREFLGLERLPELYETESDLISPERFVHSYFERPMQKAEWRVDVRGDDLLPPLGLHHPGHPGGSTPFLAPQPLQGPSKPEPRPLPPAPGPPAPTFRYHWQQPPPMKSCLSCHQQIHRNAPICPLCKAKSRSRNPKKPKKKD from the exons ATGTCGGCGTCCGAAACAGCGGTGATTTTCGCGAAGTTGGAAGCTTTAAAAGACATTAG GTCAAAAACTCTTCAGTTGGAGAAGCTGAAACAGAGAATTTTGCAAGAAGTGGAGCAGACAGAGCAAGAGGAGAAATGTTTGTTAGAATACAAGCAAGAAATGGATCTGTTAATGCAGGAGAAAATGGCACACGTAGAGGAGCTGCGCCAGATACATGCAGATATCAATGCA ATGGAATCAGTGATCAAGCAAGCAGAGGAAGCACGTAACAGAGCGAGGGAAACTGCAAAACTGATTCATAATAATGATTATCAACCACTGAAGCATGACATTGACCGTATGCGCAGGGAATTTTTGGGTTTGGAAAGGTTACCAGAGTTGTATGAGACCGAATCGGATCTTATCTCTCCTGA ACGGTTTGTTCATAGCTATTTTGAACGTCCGATGCAAAAAGCAGAATGGAGAGTTGATGTACGGGGTGACGACTTGTTACCACCACTCGGGCTACATCATCCTGGCCATCCAGGTGGTTCTACACCTTTCCTTGCTCCACAACCGCTTCAGGGGCCAAGTAAACCAGAGCCCAGACCATTACCACCAGCCCCAGGGCCACCCGCTCCAACATTCAGGTACCACTG GCAACAACCACCACCTATGAAGTCCTGCCTTTCGTGCCATCAACAAATTCATAGGAATGCACCAATTTGTCCACTCTGTAAAGCAAAATCGCGTTCGCGTAATCCTAAGAAACCAAAGAAGAAAGATTAA
- the LOC105833713 gene encoding major facilitator superfamily domain-containing protein 8 isoform X1: MDWYRKFFNKRRAEFPVDDLETELERKERWRSVYTIYFTMFLMSLGFSIILTGVWPYLDKLDPTAGKIFMGYIVAANPLGQMLFSPLMGWWGNKRGSVRLPLLVTLALFTLSSAVYSILEVIPGDKKSYMLVARFFVGVSSANIAVARSYLSAATKLSERTHAVSMVSLAQVLGFVVGPGLQAAVTPLGDHGVTFLLLPLNMYTAAGWINVLMAIFNFICLLPWNFKEHKIAIKEAMRNEGKATEKETWKAIKPDYLAAWTLICGFFVLVFNFVLLETLGTTLTMDQFAWTKKEALYYMGILMSVGAVIACVTFTMIGPLCKKFEERKVMLWGGFFFMVIGRVLCIPWGPDPPKLADFGPFGNITKDINGTEIVGCSINQTWCSYTPQITITQFFIGYGFTSIGYPIGVTLMQTIFSKILGPRPQGVWMGLLTGAGCASRVLGPIFVTFIYTNLGTYHTFGITGVMLIISMLWLQLVNKRLIAPEIKKSNQPSDKQGKEVQIPLVQSRSDNTQTSCEAV; the protein is encoded by the exons atggattggtacaggaaattttttaataaaag gCGAGCTGAATTTCCTGTTGACGATTTAGAAACTGAACTTGAAAGAAAAGAACGATGGAGAAGTGTctacacaatttattttaccatGTTTTTAATGTCACTTGGCTTCAGTATTATACTTACTGGAGTTTGGCCATACTTAGATAAG tTGGATCCTACTgcaggaaaaatatttatgggtTACATAGTGGCAGCCAATCCACTTGGACAAATGTTGTTCTCACCATTGATGGGTTGGTGGGGAAATAAAAGAGGATCAGTAAGATTGCCACTTTTAGTGACTTTAGCATTATTTACTCTATCATCAGCAGTTTATAGTATTCTTGAAGTAATACCCggagataaaaaaagttacatgctTGTTGCTAGATTTTTCGTTGGTGTTAGTTCTG CTAATATTGCTGTAGCAAGATCTTATTTATCTGCGGCCACAAAACTTTCAGAACGCACACATGCAGTTTCTATGGTATCCCTAGCACAG gtCCTAGGTTTTGTGGTAGGTCCTGGGCTGCAAGCAGCTGTAACACCTCTTGGAGATCACGGTGTAACATTTCTACTGCTAcctttaaatatgtatacagcAGCTGGTTGGATTAATGTACTAATGGcgatatttaactttatctgTTTATTACCATGGAACTTTAAGGAACATAAAATTGCCATAAAAGAAGCTATGCGTAATGAGGGAAAAGCTACag aaaaagaaacatgGAAAGCTATAAAACCAGATTATTTGGCTGCATGGACTTTAATTTGTGGATTCTTTGTTTTAGTCTTTAATTTTGTTCTTCTTGAAAC tctTGGTACTACTCTTACCATGGATCAATTTGCTTGGACTAAGAAAGAAGCACTATATTATATGGGAATATTAATGAGCGTTGGAGCTGTGATAGCCTGTGTTACATTTACCATGATTGGACCACtttgtaaaaa ATTTGAGGAACGTAAAGTAATGTTATGGGGTGGATTCTTTTTTATGGTGATCGGACGAGTATTATGTATTCCATGGGGTCCGGATCCTCCTAAACTTGCAGATTTTGGAC CATTTGGCAATATCACGAAAGATATTAATGGCACAGAAATCGTAGGATGTTCCATTAATCAGACATGGTGTTCTTATACTCCACAAATCACGAttactcaattttttattggttaTGGCTTTACCTCTATCGGTTATCCCATAGGAGTTACTTTGATGCAAactatatttagtaaaatccTTGGTCCACGTCCACAAGGCGTATGGATGGGTTTACTGACAGGTGCAGGATGTGCGTCTCGCGTTTTAGGTCCGATATTTGTGACCTTTATTTACACTAATTTAGGAACGTACCATACTTTTGGTATAACTGgtgtaatgttaattatttccatgtTGTGGTTACAACTTGTAAATAAGCGTTTGATTGCACCAGAGATAAAGAAAAGCAATCAACCGTCGGACAAGCAAGGAAAAGAGGTTCAAATTCCATTAGTTCAGTCAAGATCTGATAATACTCAAACATCGTGCGAAGCTGTGTAG
- the LOC105833719 gene encoding zinc finger C4H2 domain-containing protein isoform X3 — protein sequence MSASETAVIFAKLEALKDIRSKTLQLEKLKQRILQEVEQTEQEEKCLLEYKQEMDLLMQEKMAHVEELRQIHADINAMESVIKQAEEARNRARETAKLIHNNDYQPLKHDIDRMRREFLGLERLPELYETESDLISPDYFERPMQKAEWRVDVRGDDLLPPLGLHHPGHPGGSTPFLAPQPLQGPSKPEPRPLPPAPGPPAPTFRYHWQQPPPMKSCLSCHQQIHRNAPICPLCKAKSRSRNPKKPKKKD from the exons ATGTCGGCGTCCGAAACAGCGGTGATTTTCGCGAAGTTGGAAGCTTTAAAAGACATTAG GTCAAAAACTCTTCAGTTGGAGAAGCTGAAACAGAGAATTTTGCAAGAAGTGGAGCAGACAGAGCAAGAGGAGAAATGTTTGTTAGAATACAAGCAAGAAATGGATCTGTTAATGCAGGAGAAAATGGCACACGTAGAGGAGCTGCGCCAGATACATGCAGATATCAATGCA ATGGAATCAGTGATCAAGCAAGCAGAGGAAGCACGTAACAGAGCGAGGGAAACTGCAAAACTGATTCATAATAATGATTATCAACCACTGAAGCATGACATTGACCGTATGCGCAGGGAATTTTTGGGTTTGGAAAGGTTACCAGAGTTGTATGAGACCGAATCGGATCTTATCTCTCCTGA CTATTTTGAACGTCCGATGCAAAAAGCAGAATGGAGAGTTGATGTACGGGGTGACGACTTGTTACCACCACTCGGGCTACATCATCCTGGCCATCCAGGTGGTTCTACACCTTTCCTTGCTCCACAACCGCTTCAGGGGCCAAGTAAACCAGAGCCCAGACCATTACCACCAGCCCCAGGGCCACCCGCTCCAACATTCAGGTACCACTG GCAACAACCACCACCTATGAAGTCCTGCCTTTCGTGCCATCAACAAATTCATAGGAATGCACCAATTTGTCCACTCTGTAAAGCAAAATCGCGTTCGCGTAATCCTAAGAAACCAAAGAAGAAAGATTAA
- the LOC105833719 gene encoding zinc finger C4H2 domain-containing protein isoform X2, which yields MSASETAVIFAKLEALKDIRSKTLQLEKLKQRILQEVEQTEQEEKCLLEYKQEMDLLMQEKMAHVEELRQIHADINAMESVIKQAEEARNRARETAKLIHNNDYQPLKHDIDRMRREFLGLERLPELYETESDLISPERFVHSYFERPMQKAEWRVDVRGDDLLPPLGLHHPGHPGGSTPFLAPQPLQGPSKPEPRPLPPAPGPPAPTFRQQPPPMKSCLSCHQQIHRNAPICPLCKAKSRSRNPKKPKKKD from the exons ATGTCGGCGTCCGAAACAGCGGTGATTTTCGCGAAGTTGGAAGCTTTAAAAGACATTAG GTCAAAAACTCTTCAGTTGGAGAAGCTGAAACAGAGAATTTTGCAAGAAGTGGAGCAGACAGAGCAAGAGGAGAAATGTTTGTTAGAATACAAGCAAGAAATGGATCTGTTAATGCAGGAGAAAATGGCACACGTAGAGGAGCTGCGCCAGATACATGCAGATATCAATGCA ATGGAATCAGTGATCAAGCAAGCAGAGGAAGCACGTAACAGAGCGAGGGAAACTGCAAAACTGATTCATAATAATGATTATCAACCACTGAAGCATGACATTGACCGTATGCGCAGGGAATTTTTGGGTTTGGAAAGGTTACCAGAGTTGTATGAGACCGAATCGGATCTTATCTCTCCTGA ACGGTTTGTTCATAGCTATTTTGAACGTCCGATGCAAAAAGCAGAATGGAGAGTTGATGTACGGGGTGACGACTTGTTACCACCACTCGGGCTACATCATCCTGGCCATCCAGGTGGTTCTACACCTTTCCTTGCTCCACAACCGCTTCAGGGGCCAAGTAAACCAGAGCCCAGACCATTACCACCAGCCCCAGGGCCACCCGCTCCAACATTCAG GCAACAACCACCACCTATGAAGTCCTGCCTTTCGTGCCATCAACAAATTCATAGGAATGCACCAATTTGTCCACTCTGTAAAGCAAAATCGCGTTCGCGTAATCCTAAGAAACCAAAGAAGAAAGATTAA